In the Silvanigrella aquatica genome, CCTTGGCCTACTGCGTTAGGCCTTATTTTTTGGTCAAGTGTTTTATTTATTGTTGTTTCCATATTTCCTATTCGGCAAAAAATTGTAGAAGCTCTACCCAATAATATGAAACACGCTATGTCCTGTGGTATTGGTTTATTTCTTGCCTTTATTGGATTAAAAAACTTGGGGTTAATAGTATCTCACCCCGCAACTTATGTCGCACTCGGAGATATTAATTTTACAATTGCTTTAGGAATTCTTGGATTTGGCATTGCCTTTATCTTGTACCACAAGAAGAAACCCTACGCTTTTCTTATGTCAATCGTAATAGTTACTTTAATCGCTATCTTTACAAAACAAATTCAACTTCCTGAAAGTATTTTCTCACTTCCCGATTTCAAATCACATTTTTTTCAACTCGATTTAATTGGCTCTCTGAAATGGAGCTTTATTCCCGTCATTCTCGCTATATTTATCACTAATTTATTTGACTCTCTTTCCTCAATTATTGGTTTATCTACCAGTGCTGGATTTATTGATAAAAATGGAAATCCTCTGCAATTAAAACAAACTCTTTTAGTAGATTCCTTTGGATCTTTATTTTCAAGCCTTTTTGGAACTGCTCCCGCTACAGTGTTTATTGAAAGTTCTGCAGGTATTCAAGCGGGAGGAAAAACAGGCATCAGCTCCATAGTAACCGCATTTTGTTTTTTACCTTGTTTATTTATTGCTCCCTTAATTACAATTATTCCTGCTTATGCCACGACTCCTGTTCTCATCTTTGTTGGAATTTTAATGTGCCAAACTCTAAAACACATTCATGCCGATAAAATGGATGATATTATTCCTATCTTCTTAACAATTATTTTAATGCCTTTGACATTCTCAATAACCCAAGGCGTGCTCTGGGGAATTGTCAGTTACGTTATTTTCAAAGTGATTGTTGGCAAAATTAAAATGATCAGTCCCGTCTTGTGGATACTCGCAATTATCTGTTTCTTAGCACTCGTTACAGAACATAGTACTTTAATAAAATATTTAATGACGTTTAATTAAAGTGTGATTAAAAGATAATAATTTTTCTTAGTTGTTTAGAAAAAAATGGCCTGAGCTTGGTTAGAAAGTTTACTCTTTTAGGTCTCTCTGAAATTTTAAAATCCTAATGAAATCAAGTATAAGAGTTGCTACTAAATTCTTCGCCCGCCGACAATTTGT is a window encoding:
- a CDS encoding NCS2 family permease; translated protein: MNTKKSKLSQEVIAGLTTFFTMSYIVIVNPQVMSSPGTGMSLTGSLTATVLISFLMSFIAGIYIKLPYALAPGMGLNVFIAYSLIIGEKIPWPTALGLIFWSSVLFIVVSIFPIRQKIVEALPNNMKHAMSCGIGLFLAFIGLKNLGLIVSHPATYVALGDINFTIALGILGFGIAFILYHKKKPYAFLMSIVIVTLIAIFTKQIQLPESIFSLPDFKSHFFQLDLIGSLKWSFIPVILAIFITNLFDSLSSIIGLSTSAGFIDKNGNPLQLKQTLLVDSFGSLFSSLFGTAPATVFIESSAGIQAGGKTGISSIVTAFCFLPCLFIAPLITIIPAYATTPVLIFVGILMCQTLKHIHADKMDDIIPIFLTIILMPLTFSITQGVLWGIVSYVIFKVIVGKIKMISPVLWILAIICFLALVTEHSTLIKYLMTFN